The sequence CGCGGCGCCGCATCCTCCTCGTCGATCTTGACAGTCAGGCCGGCGTGTCGCGCTGGTGTGGCGTCACGCCCGACCACCTGCGGCCGTCGGCCGCCTCCGTGCTGCTCGAAAAATATCCCATTCTGAAGGCGGTCCGCCGTACGTCGGTCCCGCAGCTCGATCTGTTGACTGGCTCGCTCGAGCTGGCCAACATCGACGTGACGTTCGCCGACCAGCGGGGGCGTGAACGGATGCTGGCGCGGGCGCTCGACCGGCTCCGCACTCACTACGAGCTCATCGTCCTCGACGGCGCGCCGGGACTGTCGCTGCTCGCGGTCAACGCCGTGGTTGCGGCGGATGCGCTCATCGTGCCGGTGATGCCGGAGCCCGCCGTGGTCGAGTGCCTCGAGGGATTCTTCGCATCGATCGATCGCGTCCGGACACGCATGCAGACCCGCAGTGTTCTGCTCGGCATCCTGCTGAGCGGCGTCGATCCGCGCAGGCCGCTCCACCGCGAAACCGCGGACGTGGTACGGTCGGCCCACCGCGACACCGTCTTTCACACCGAGATCCGCTGGACGGCCGCACTCGCGCAGGCGCCCGACGCGCACCGTCCACCGTCGCCTTCCGACGTCTTCCGGCGTCTCGGTGGCGAAGTGCTGCATCGCCTCGCTACCGCGCGCCACGACCGGAGCTAGCGACCTTTTTCGCGACGGAGAAATGCTCGAACTTTCGCCCAATAACTGTCGAGCTTGAAGCTGTGCCGCTCTTCGTGTTGAATACCGGCCGACTCAGCCGGCGGTGGCTGAAAGGGATCGAAGGACGTCTTCAATTGGCGGGCGGACGGAGTGACCCAATGGCGCGAAGCCGAAAAGGCAAGGCAGGCAAGAGCAGGCAGGACATCTTCTCGCCCACGCGTCCGGGCGAGAAGACGCAAGAGGGGAGGCGCCCGGGACGGCCGCCGGTGCACGACGAAGCCTGGACGAAGGTCACCGTCGTCCTCTTCAACCGCCAGATCGTCTTCCTTGACCGGCTCGCCGCGAACATCCGCGCTCAGAGCGGCGCCGCGATCAGCCGTGCCCAGCTGATTCGCGCGCTGCTCGACGCTACCACCGACGCCGACGTCGATCTCACCGCGGCGACCTCCGAGTCTGATCTGAAGGCCACGCTGCTTGCCCGGCTGGGCCGGTACCGGATGGTGTCCAACGACGGGTAGGCCGTGGGCGCGGTCGGCTGAGCGGATCGCGAGTCAGCGACGCGAACGAGCCACGCGATCGCGCGAGCGGCGGGCGAGAGCACGTGTCGGGAATTCGAGAGGCCCGACGCGCGGATGAGACTAGGACCCCCCGGCGCGCCGCTTGGCGCGCAGAGTCAGCGAAGGGAATTGCACGATCTTCGCCTGCCGCTTCGGGCGGGCGACCAGCCAGGTGCGCGAGCACGCGTCGCACCCGTACTCATGGAGCTCGTTGACCGGCAGTCGGGCGCGGATGCGCGGCGACCGGCAGAACGGACAGAGCGTCGGCCCGGGCATACGACAGTCTTGGCGAGAGGAGGCCCGTAACGCAAGCAGAACGTCGCGGGCCTCAGCTTTCCGGGCCAGGTCGCGGCCGGCCGCCCGCGTTGGCACCTCAGCAATAACGACAGGCAGATTCTGCCGGCCGTCTCATCGGACGATCCGCAAGTTGTTTGGCGGCATCAGCCCGGCCGCACCCTGCGTCAGCGTGATCGAGACGCCGGCGATGACAATCGTGGCCGAGCGAGGGCTTGTCAGGGTGTTGGCCGACAACGAGTAATTCGCCGTTCCCGAGCCGGTGGAGGCGCCGTTGACAGTCAACCACAACGTCGAGCCGCCCGAACTCCAGCTGCAACCCG is a genomic window of Vicinamibacterales bacterium containing:
- a CDS encoding ParA family protein; the protein is MVIAVLNSKGGVGKTTTAVCLAAALAAPRRRILLVDLDSQAGVSRWCGVTPDHLRPSAASVLLEKYPILKAVRRTSVPQLDLLTGSLELANIDVTFADQRGRERMLARALDRLRTHYELIVLDGAPGLSLLAVNAVVAADALIVPVMPEPAVVECLEGFFASIDRVRTRMQTRSVLLGILLSGVDPRRPLHRETADVVRSAHRDTVFHTEIRWTAALAQAPDAHRPPSPSDVFRRLGGEVLHRLATARHDRS